Part of the Lolium rigidum isolate FL_2022 chromosome 6, APGP_CSIRO_Lrig_0.1, whole genome shotgun sequence genome, cataaaactagcatggaacatcagaaattatagatacgttggagacgtatcacagctcAGCTGGCCCAGCACTCCTAGAGCGATGATGGAAGGAGTCTCCGCGTCGACGCCGGTCAGGAGACCGACTGGGATGACGGTCGTGTCGATCTTGTCTTTGATGATGCCGCTCTGCGCTCCACCGCGTGCCGTCACCGCTCTCTCCTCCATCCCCTCCACGGCGCTCACCGCGCCTAGAGCCACCATGGCGGCCATCACGATCATCGTCCCTATCCTCCTCCCGGTGGTGGCTGTGGCTTGACGGGCCGAGACGGTCGCGCGTGGGCCTAGACCGAGGTCCAGACATGCCATCCTCCACACTAAACTCCCAAACCTTCGAAAAACCTGCGGCCATTGCACaccgcgtcggcggcggccctCGTCGAGCGGGGAGTAGTCAATCACCTTGTCAAGATGGATGATGATCCTGTACAGCGGCCCATCACGCCCCTATTCTGTCGGCGTGCCCTCAGGCAGGTCATGGCGACGCTTCGCAGGCCGACCAAAGATTGAATGGGGCTTGACTTTGGGAATCAGGTCCGGGTCGAGGCACCAAACCCAGACGAATAGAGCCGCAGTGTTGTCCCGAAGCAACGAGCGTCGCTCGACGCAGTCGAGCTCGCACGCGCCACCAAGCACGGCCTTGACCGTCAGCTCGTCCTCCCTGGAGTTGAGGGGAAGATTCTCTACTGCAAGCCCGCAGTAGAAACACCACTTCTGCGGCCGTCCTCGCGCGGTCGGTGACCAGGTTTTGAGCGCCAGGGAGCCGCGGCGTAGCAAAACGGTGCCAGCTTCGAGCGCCTCATCCCGCTGCCATGGCCGAGCAAACTTGACGAGGAAATCATCGGGGAAGGAGGAGGACACGTGGATGTCCTCCCAAGGGAACCCCAGCCGTTCCTGCAGAGCCTTGGCGATTGAGCGCGTGCTAATGTTGAGCCGCGGGTCAGAGACGAGGATGGCGAGGTGGGTACGCCACATCTCGGTGGcggccacctccatggccggggtGCTCAGAGAAGAGCTGCAGACCTCCCCCGACCGATTGGACGGATGGCCCGGCTCCACCTCCGTCCCGGAGCGCCAACGAGGGGACGGCATCCTCCCGGCCACAGCGCTTGCTTGCGGCGGGCGGGGCGCGTCGAGCAGTGGCCGCAGGGCCACACCAGCAGAGGACCGACGCTGCGAAAGGCAATCGCGAGCTCGGTGGTCGGGCTTCTTGCACTCAAGGCAGCGGAGCACACCTTTGGACTCACGAACAAAGTGACGGTTAGATAAGCACCGAAAGCACACCCCTTTGAAGTGGAATACTGAACTTCTACGCAAGTGGTTTATACCAATGGACGTCGAGGTGTGGAGGATAGGTGGGCATGGCACTATGACAAGAATGGAGTTCTCACTGTCTGGTCCATGTACAGGCTTCTGGTTCAGACTAAGAAGCGTCGAGAAGATTGGCTAGAGGGCCGGTCGGCTCCTTCTGATTATGTGGGAGAAAGCAATGCTTGGCGCAGATTATGGGTAGCAAAGGTGCCGCCGAAGATCCGCGTTTTCTTGTGGCGTCGATACCTACGGGAGATGTTCGTTGCAAGAGGAACATGGCCGAGACCAGCACATGTGGAATGTGCGGCGCTGCTGATTCTTGGCGACACTCTCTGATTGACTGCACCGTGGCTCATTGTGTTTGGGCACTCGCTGATGAGAGCATCAGGGAACACGGATGCATGCACGATAACCCATCAGCCCGTCTGTGGCTGGCGGAGATGACGAAATCCTTGTCATCTCATGATTTTGCCCGAGTTGCAGCTGGGCAATTTGGTATgcaaggaggaagatgattcatgAAGAGGTTTTGCAAAACCCTCTTTCTACCCACCTATTCATCGAGAATTATCTCCGTGACCTGGTGGTCCTGAAGCCGACCGAGAGACGGGTAGCAGCCCCTAAAACTGCTCACACTAGGTGGCTTCTGCCGGACACAGATTGTGTGAAGATTAACGTGGATGCGGCGCTACGAAAGTCCTCCCCAGGAAGGGCGGTCGGAGCGATTTGTCGCAATGTGGAGGGCTCTTTTTTGGGAGCTTCGTCGTTGACCATCGACGGGATTACGGATCCGGCAAAAATGGAGGCTCTAGCATGCAGAGAGGCTCTAGCGTTGGTGCAGGATCTGATGGCGGACAAGGTCACAGTGGCGTCTGACTGCCTATTAGTCGTAAACGCTTTGATGAATGATTACACTGGAAATTATAGTATGATCATAGATGAGGTGAAAGCTACGGCTAGATCCATGTCAGTAGTTTTGTTTAGACATGAGAATAGGGCTTCAAACTCTCAGGCTCATAGATTAGTTCGTTCCGTTGTTTCTTCTAGTTTGGGACGTCAGGTTTGGTTTGATCAGCCTGTCTTCGTATTGTACCCTCTATTCTGAATGAATAAAGTGCTATGTTGCTGCTAAAAAAAAAGCTCCATGCTAGTTTCTTTTTGTAGGGAAGCTCCAAGGGGAGGTGATATACACCGAGCTGGTCGGCACCGAACACAGTTGCCGCACACCCCCTCCACCTtcgtgggcttggcccattaagtttgccgaACCGTTTTCTCTAAATGGGCCGCAGCCCAACATCGAGTAAGCCTTTTTTTCTGTTTCGTTTCTTTTTGTacatttctgaatttgaacaaattttatatttgaacaattttcaaatctgaacgatttttatattagaacaattttcgaatttgaacaaatttcgaatatgaacgattttcatatttgaacaatttttgaatttgaacagttttcatattgaaccattttagtaattctcaaatttaaacatttttcgaatttaaacatttttcgaatatagattttttcaatttgaacaaaagaaaaaataaaacagaaagaaaaagaaaaaaacagaaaagggaaaaacgaaaaaaaagaaaaaaagaaaaaagagagaaaacgaaggcaaaataaaaaaaacgctaaatgggccaggcccagtacccgaccagggtgtgcggcaacccgcatcggcgccgacctggtcggtgtataggactggCCAGCTCCAAGTACTGTTTGATTGTATGATAGTTGAGTGCAAACTTAGTGGCCCAGGCCCAATGTCCTTGAGCCCAGAGTAATGGAGGCTGAAAAACCCTCGCCCAACTACCTTTGGTGCAGCCCAATTAATAAATGTTGGGCTTATTTGGGCTTGAGCTACTACTAAAATAGCAAATCTGCGCTTAGCTTCTAAGCAGTCACCGCAACAAGTACTCGTATTTTCCTCGGCCCGACACGGTGAGAAGACCTCGATCGAGAGGTTGCtagaaagaggaagaagaaagcacgccgccgccggcgcccccaaatcctcccccaccgccgcccccgccgccggcgccaccgcgCAGCCATGTTCGGCTCCACCAATCCGTTCGGGCAGTCGTCCGGCAGCGCCTTCGGGCAGACCTCCAGCAACCCTTTCGGGGCCCAATCGGGGTTCGGCCAGACCAGCACCCCCGCCAACAATCCCTTCGGCAGCCCCACCCCCGCCTTCGGGGCGCCGCAGCCCGGGGCCGCCTCGCCTTTCGGCGCCACCCCctccgccggcgccttcggccaGCCGTCCGCTCCGGCCTTCGGGGCCACATCCACCCCGGCCTTCGGCGCCGCGTCAACCGGCGGATTTGGCCAGCCATCCACGCCGGCGTTCGGCACCCCGTCGTCCTCCCCGTTCGGGACCTCCACGCCGGCCTTTGGCGCATCGTCAACCCCTGcgtttggcaccgcatcctccaGCTTCGGCAGTGGTTTGTGCCGCGCTTGCAATCTCACcctttatcttcttcttctgcacTTAATTTGAGCATATAATTTTTTTCATCCAGCTTCTAAATTATTGCTGGATCTCTACTTTCCATGCGAACATACTTAGTTTTTCGTGGCTAACATTGCTGAAATCTGTCAAATCGAAGGAAAGCTGCAATAAATTTAGCTACTCCCAATTGTACATTGTTTTCTGCAAGTACAGAACGAAGCTATGCTGAACCAACCTTTTGGAATGTGCTATCTAGCGCTACAGTTTGGTACCTTGATGCTTACCTTAGAATTTCTACTATGTCAACTACTAAAAATCCCAACTGTTGCTGCTAGTCCCTGAAGGTTGTAGGTTCCTGTGTTGTGAGTGCCTTCATTAAAACATCGTTAAATGAGAAACGTCGCAGCTCATTTGGTAGTTTCCGTTGTTTTGGCAGCGTTATTCATCTCCCGTGTAATATTTATTGTCGCGTATAATATTTCTTGTCGCATTCCGCGTTTGTTCCATATAGTAGTTACTTTTTACTAGCTGATGCTACTAAATCTGTTTGTTCTTACCGTTTCATCTTTAGACCTACAATTTTGTCGCGTGTGATGTAATGCTCCTCTACCCTACAAATTTTGCAGGATCTTTGTTTGGACAAAAGCCAAGTTTTGGTGGTTTCGGCTCATCTCCCAGCCAGTCTAGTCCTTTCGGTGGCGCATTCCAGCAAACACAACCAGCATTTGGCAATACCACTTTTGGCGCCACAACTACGCCAGCCTTTGGCACCACGCCCACGCCGGCCTTTGGTGCCACAACCACCCCAGCATTTGGTTCAACATCAACATCCCTATTCGGTGCTTCCAGCACGCCAGCATTTGGTTCCACACCCTTTGGTTCAACCACGACTCCTGCTTTTGGATCTTCAGGTTCTACCACAGCGTTTGGTGTGAGTAGTGCTCCCGCTTTTGGAGCTTCAACCACGCCTTCGTTTGGTGCATCAACAAGTGCTTTTAGTTTTGGTTCTTCACCGTCATTTGGACAGACAGCAGCTGCAGCCGGTACTACTCCCTTCGGAACAACCCCTTCACCTTTTGGGGCACAAACTTCTCCGTTTGGTGGACAGACAGCAGCACCGGCGTTTGGGCAAGCTTCATTTGGAAATCAATCTGGAGGAACCAGAACACAGCCTTATGCACAAACACCAGATGCTGACAGTGCTACAAGTGGTCAACCTGCTGCAAAACTTAATTCTATATCAGCCATGCCTGCGTACAAAGACAAGAGTCATGAAGAATTGAGGTGGGAAGATTACCAGCGGGGAGACAAAGGTGGACCAAACACTTCTGTAGCACCAGTTGCAAACAGCTTTGCGTCTCCACAGCCGATTTTTCAAGCAAATCCAACGACACCAGCGAACCCATTCGCTAAGGCCTCTACAGGTGGTTTTGGTGCTACTCCGAACCCATTTTCGTCGGCCACGATTGCCTCATTTGGTCAAACTAGCAGTTCTGCATTTTCCGCAAACACTTCACCATCTCTGTTTGGAAATACTACTACTTCACTATTCAGCACGCCATCGACAACCACAAATCCATTCAACACTGGCTTATCCATTAATAACACTCAATCAGCTGGGCTGTTTCAGTCTTCACCTGCAATGACGCAGCAGCCATTTAGCCAGTCTTTTAACCAGCAATCAAGCACTCCAGCTTTCTCCACTGGTATGTTCAACACATCTAACCCTGGAATGACTGGAGGGCTGTTTAGCAACACATCTTCACCTTTCCAAACAGTAAGCATCATATTCCCTTGCAATTATCATATCATTGTTCCTATCATGTAAACCTCAACATTTTACTTCTATATCTCTTGCCTTGCAAAATAAGTTTATCTTTTCTCCTTATGTTTTAGCCAACATTTCCACAATCTGCCCCTGCTCAAACACCAAGCTTGTTCTCATTCCCTCAGACTCAACAAGGTTAGTGTTTGGTCTCCTAATCATTCAATGCGTCCATTTAATTAACGACTTTGTTTTTTAACTTCTGTGCGCTGCATGGATACTGAAGCTTCTGCAGGTGGATTCTCTGGTGTTGGAGGATTCTCTGGTGTTTCCAACACGCTGAATCTGGGCCAGTTCGGACAGCAGTATGGCTCTTTTCATTTACTTCTCACATGtacatttatttattttctttttgatgagcTGAACTACTGATAAGGTGGAGGCAAACAAGAATGTGATCAATAATGCTGATATATAATGTCGAGATTGGTTCTGTAGATTGTAGATTTAAAAAATAACTTATTGCTTCCTTCAATCAATAGCTTGTCTCTTATAGCTTTGAAGTTTGAACCCTGAGTTTTGACTTGGTTCACAATTTAACCTCACAAATGAGTATCAGGCAACAAATATTACCACTTAATCTGCATGTGGAATCGACTTACTGGACTTAATTGAATGATTTGTCTTTTAACCATTTGATGCAGAACCACTGCCCAGTCCAATATGGTCATGCAACCAACTCTTATTTCGAATCCCTTTGGAACACTTCCTGCAATGCCTCAGATGTCCATTGGGAATGGTGGATCCTCTCCCTCTATCCAGTATGGAATATCAAGCTTGCCGGTTAGTTCTTACTATCTTTTTGTATTTCTAGTGGTTTCTGTTGAGTGGAAAGGCTGTACGTACAGGCTTGAGAGGGCACGGGGTATTAATTAACAATTTGTGCCACTGGGGTTATCTAGAGCTACTTGGCAGACAACAAAAGAGAAGGACATTTGCTTGATCAAAGCATTTTGCTATCTTGCAGGTTTCTGAGAAGCCTCTCCCGAGCAGAGCAGTATCCATGGTTGTTCCTAGGCATTTGTCACAGAGGAGGATAAAACTGTTGCCACGGAAATATAATCAGACATCTGATGGAAAGGTTCCATTCTTTGCTGATGATGAAGAATCTTCTGTGACACCAAAAGCAGATGCCTTTTTCATCCCTAGAGAGAACCCGAGAAGTCTGGTAATCCGTCCAACTGAACAGTTGCGTTCACGTAGTGCGGTTGACAGGCAATCAATACCGAGCGCTTCAACTGATCTTGGCAAACAAAAAGATGTTTTGGTTAGCAGGGAGCGCAACAAGGCTTCCATGTCACCAACTGGGTCTGATCCAGTGGTAAATGGCATCTACCGCGATGGCCACCACAATGCATCAAATAAGCCCGAGGCTGAAGCacggtatgtgaatggttcttctgTTGACAAGCTCATGCCTAAGCTCTCCCAGGCAGATTACTACATGGAGCCTAGTCTAGAGGAGCTTGCCGCCAAAGAACGTGCTGAACCAGGCTACTGCTGCCGGGTGAGAGATTTTGTTGTCGGGCGCCAAGGCTATGGCAGCATCAAATTCTTGGGAGAGACTGATGTAAGGAGCCTTGATCTGGAGTCAATCGTGGAGTTCAATAACCGTGAAGTGATTGTGTACAAGGACGACAGCAAGAAGCCCCCGGTTGGTGAGGGCCTGAACAAAGCTGCTGTGGTGACTCTTCTGAACATCAAGTGTGTTAACAGGAAGACAAACGAGCAGTACACGGAGGGTCCTAGGGTGGACAAGTACAAGGAGATGCTGGTGAAGAAAGCTGAGGAGCAGGGCGTGGAGTTCATCTCGTTTGACGCTGTCAAGGGTGAGTGGAAGTTCAAGGTGAAGCACTTCAGCTCCTACGGGTTTGCTGAAGCTGAATCAGGCCTGGTCGATTCCTAGTAAGCTTGGCCGATATGTATAATTGGTCTGGGTAACTGCTTCCTGATGGTTCCGATGCTTTTGTTATCTGGATGCTGTTGTCTTGTAGGGTAATCTGAACGCTGCTACGGCGTGTTCTTTCCTTTATATGTTTTCCTGTACAATATTTCTTAGCTTGCATGGCAAAGAACTAGTGCTACAGCCTGGCACCCTGTTAGTATGTGTGTGGATTGGATAAGTGATTTGATTGTCTTATTGAAAACGAAAGTAGAGGTTTCTTTTAAGTATCTTTAtctttatctttactattatattgcagttggggatggtgtgcgctttgacatcaaacattggagcaATCCTAACCGTTGATCATCCTCAAAAATGTTCACCAAACATTTGAAGAATGATAGCTGTTCGATCGGATTGTCATAATCAAGGAAGCAATCACGTCCAAATCAAGGAAACAATCACGTCCAATTTAAGTTTGGAAAGTTGAGATCGTATCAAATCAATTTACACTTGCCAATATTTGATCTGTTTCCTTTCTTCGTTCTTCATGATCCGCATATTTGTACTGAATATAATCGCAGCTTTGATTGTCCCTCATCTCATCTCCTGCGTGccgcccttcttcctcctctcacgTCTGCATGGCATGGTTTCCTCTCTCCTCCCGCTGTTGTGTCCAGCGAGAGGCCATGGTTCTCCACGTTCAGGCGCCGACCAGGTGTTGTCACTTCGATCTTATGTGGAGGAGATTGAGAGTTCGGCACCATCACGTATTTTTTCCCATCTCGGATGATGACGACTTCACGTTACTTCCCTTTTTTTTGTCTCAGCCTTCTGCCTCGAGCACCACCTGGCCAGCTCATCGAGGTCGAGTGTAATTCCACAACATCTTTTTTATGCTTCTGTTTAATGTGCTGACTGCGGGAACatttttttcttctgaatttgGCATACAAAACATGTCCCTTGGTTTGTATGATTCTTGACAGATTTCCTAGGttattatttttgttttatataacATCGAGTAGTCAAAAGCCAGAAATTTTTGACTGTTTTGTTCATGATCATATAAACGACATGCCTTCCTGATATCCTCAGTTAGATTGTTATGTTTTTTACTTTAATGGCTGAATGATGTCTAACAAGTTACATGGTTGTCTTATTTGCGGTTTGTATATGTCCGTAAGTTACTGAAAAACTGAGATGTTCCATAAATTATTTCAGGGACAATGTGAAGAATCTCTGCGATTTTGGTGAGAGCTAAAATACTAAATCTTGTTTGTGATGAGCCCTTCGATCATTTCTTTGTGAGCTATGCATCTACCATGTTTGCACGTGAGCAAGTTCTCCTTAGAAGCTGAGAAATGCAGTGTTTGAGGTTTTCAGGCGAGCCTTACACAGCAGAACATCACCTGCTGCTTGCCCAAGCAGAGCCACTGGCATTTTAATAAGTAAAATTATCTGGTAATTTACAAGCTCTTACACAGCTAAAATTTGTACATGAACCAAGTGAAGGTTTTCTCTTGGAATTTACATAGTGCAGATTCCTTTCTCTCAGAATTTGTTCATGGAAAGCTCACAGTTCTCCCTGTTTATTTCAGTTGATAGCTTTATATTTTTTCGTTCTTGAGGTATTCTTTAATTCTTTACATACTGAGATTAGTGTTTTCTTTTCAGTTTATGACGCTATCTTGCAAGGCAGTGCTTTATAACACATAGTCTGAAGTTTATTGAATGTATGCAGCAGCCCTGCTGTTTAAGTGCTTCTTTCTTGAAAACGTTTTTGCATGGCTTTTGCTGATTATCAACCATCTTTGCAAGAGAAGAGTACAAAAATGAGGCATTGGTACAACATCAAACGTTTAGCATGTAAGTGTTCATATCTTCTTATGTGAGAAGACTGGTTTAATTAAGCCCAGAGTGACAACATTTTTGTaggccatgccaaaaaaaaagagaattttGTACTACCTCCAATTCATAATAAATGTCGAAAATTTAGTACAATTTTTATATTAAGTTTATGACACTTAATATGGATCAGAGAGAGTAGTCACTTACAACCAAATTGTATCAGCACCTATCCAGTTAGCAGATGGTGCCAAAATAGAAGACATGAGATAGCCCTAGCTCTCGCCTCGCTCTCGCATGCGTCTCTCGCCGACGGCGATTCaccgcgcctccgccgccgttcCCCAGGGCCTCCAAAGCGCGGCGGAGGGTGCGGATGTCTTCTCCGAGAAGATCGCGCAGGGGCTCGACCCCTCGAGGTTCCGAGCCATCTCGAGAGGGCTCTCGGAGGGAGAGCGCGCTGGAGCTAGATCTCCACGACAAGCTGGTCCGTCGTTACAACCTGCTCTACCTCATGCAAGCTTCGCCGGAGGAGCGAGATGTGATGTGCGAGCCCATCGGGTGGCGCCCCCCACTTCCCCGAGATCTACCGAGGCAGATCCGCTACCTGGAGGCGCGGGTCGCGGCCGGAGAGCGGGGGAATGGGATCCCACCGCCATGAATCCTCCGGTGGTGTCGCGCCGCCATGTCTCGCTCTTCTCCCAGGCGAAGGGAGACGGGGTGGAGCACCATGTCCTGTTCCATGGTGGAACCGGACCGCATACGGGCTCCGCTCTGACCGAGCGTCCTGTTCATGGCGGGGCCTCCTCGATTTCCTAGCATGGCGGGCCATGGCGGCCAGAGTGGGAGCCCCACGCGGTGCGACGGGAGAAGTACAGATTCCCACTTCATCCCCTGTTCCCCACTCACTTCACTTCTTCCACCGCTCATACCTTCGCCACCAAGCTCAATCCACCTAGATCCACGGCGATTCGGAGGAGGTTTACTCTGGCGTCAGTGTCGGTCGGCGGATGGCAGAGAGGAGGCGCAGGGAGAGGATATGTACTCGGAGGTGGAGCTCGAAGGAGGAACAGGAATTGGCGGCACTCGAGGAAGCGCCAGGATTCATCGAGGTCGGCGTTGGCGACTGGGGAAGGTTTGGGCTGCGTTCGCCGAGAGGGCAAGCCCAACCGCTCCTCCAACTCCGGCAGAGGGAGAGCTTCGCATCGGCTCCATCATCATCAACACACCCTGGCGAGCCGGGGCCTCGGCTTGTGGCGGAGCCTCGCGCGGAGGCGAAGGAGGTGAAGCCTGGTCCGAGGAGATTCGTCAAGCTCTCCAAGCTTCTGGCGATGTCCAGCTCCTCAGAGGAGGAATGCAAGGAGATGATGGTCTGCAAGGATTCATCTGCGGAGGTGGGCAGACCCTGCGGCCCGAGGAAGACGAAGATGGGGAGGCCGCGGAAGCCACGAACCGCCTTCGAGTTGGCTCAGGAAGCAGCTCACTGCAGCGCCCCAAGGATCTGGCAGCCAGTGCAGAGTGCTCAAGGGTTCAACAAATCAGAGGTTCAGTCGATAAATGGCTTGATTCAGTTCAGTTACCATACCAGGTTCTTGGAGGAGATCGTCCAACAGCTTCGTCAGTTACCACCAGAACACTGAATGATGAAATTCAGATACCTGCTCCTCTGCACGTCCAAGTTCAGAGAGAAGTCATGGTGGAGACTGTACAAGCTTCTAGAAGCCCGAAGCAGAGGAGTTCAAAAACATCAAGATTAGCGCTCTGGAGGGGTCCAGATCTCAGTGAGACCCAGCTGGTGGGTGGTGGAGAATGCTTTGGTGGGGTGGAGGACTTTTTCCAACAACTCTGGCATATTCCATGGCATCCACCAGGCCATCCCCCTCGCAAGGCCAGTATAAAAAAGGGTGCCTCCTCTTTTAGGGTTCCTCTTTTGGCCtcttgggtggcggcggaggagatctccggggaGAGCCATCTTGGAGTGGAGCTTTGTTCTGTAGATACTATAGCAAATATGGCTGGCCGTGGAGGCTACAAAGGGAGAGATAGAGGTGGAGGAGGGAACAACTAAGAGCAATGGCAACAACAACCAGGGCAGATGCAACCCTCCTTCCAGCAGTAGCAGATGCCCATGGAGTTTCCTCAGCCTGGTGCTTATGGGTATCCTCAGCATCCTTTTGGGTTTGCTCCAGGCCCTATGCCTCCTCCTTGGGATTTCAATGGATCATACCAGCAGTTCCCCCCAATCCTGGCTTTGGTATGCAATCTAACCAGTGGCTTGCCTCTCAACAACCTGGTTTCCAACAGTAGCCTCAGCAACCTCCAGTTCAACAGCAGcggcagcaacaacagcagcagcagcagcccgcACCTGGTGGAGATATGATAGGCAAGACAAAGAGTTCAGCTAGAGGAAAGAAGAAGCTTGGGTCTGTCCAGCAGAATTCTCCTTCCGTTGTTTCTTCGAATGCAATTCAGATGAGCTACACTAACACCATTTGTATGTGTTGTGGAGAACCAGGCCACCACCAAGCTGCTTGTGGTAGGACCCCTATGTGTTTCATCTGTAAAGCAACTTCTCACCTGGTGGATGAATGCCCTGTCAGGAAAAGACCACACCAGCTAGCTAAGTATGTTGGAAGTGGTGCTCCAGGCTTGGGTTTTTATCACATTGAGATGCCTGAGACAGTGATCAATCCAGTTGGGTCCACCAGGAACTGTGGCATTGTGATAATTGAAGGAGGAGAGGTTACTAAGGAAGAACTGTATGCTGAGTTTGCTCAAATCTATAAAACCAACTAGCCATGGCAAATCAGAGAGCTTGGGCAGTCAGATGTGTATCTGGTAAAGTTCCCACCCCACCTTAAGGTAGAAGAGGTTATTGGCTATCCCAGATTTGGCCTCAAGAAGAAAGGCATCTGGGTCAAGGTGGAATCTTGGAATGATGAGCCAAAACCTGTGGAAGTGCTCAAGGAAACCTGGATCAAAGTGACTGCACTGCAAACAAAGTGGTGTGAGTGGACTAGTCTTGACCAAACTGTTTCTGTCTGTGGCTTGTTACTAGAAGTAGATTGGCTTAGTGTGTTTAGAAACAATGCCCAAGAAGTTAGGGTGAAAGCTCACTGCAGGGATCCCTCTAAACTACCTCCTGGGAGGCTGTTTGGTTATCATGGGAACCTATTTCATCTAGGATTTACATTGGAAAGTGTTATCCCTACCaatgaagataatgatgacctgcttggagaagaacttgaagatcagagcaagagagatacTGAAGGGAGTAATCAGGGTGGACAAGATAATGGAGGTGGCTCTGGTGCTACTGTAAGACCTCAGTCTTTCTCCCTTGGGAATATCAATTAAGCCTCTGCAAATGATCAATACTCCCAGAAAGACCAAGAGATGGAAACTCCTCTTGGAGAGAACTGTGCTCCTCAAGAGACAAGTGCTTCTGGTGTCTACCAGAtactcctccagagaggtctaGTTGATCAAGAGGGTGCCTTTGTGTGGGACAAAACTCCAGATTCTAGTACTGTAAATGAAGAGGTGAAGAAATTTTGGTACAGTGAGAAAATGCTTAAGGGTAACTCGACCAACCAGTTTGAAGAGGCTGCTCCAGGGGATGGTGCTCAGGAAGTGGAACTGCCTGATGATATCATGCCAGATGTGGAGATTCCCTTTATATCTGTTGATCAAGTGACTGAAGAGCAGCCAGCAAAAAGAAGATCCAAGTGGGGATCTGTGCAACCTGTTAGGCAGAGCAACAGGATTGACAGATCCAAGAACATCATGGAGAAGGCGCAGGAGATGAAGAAAATCAACAACTTGGAGATTCCCAGGATGAAAGGTATAATGTCTAACAACCCCTTTAATGTTTTACAAGTTGATGAATTAGACAATGCTGCCAAAATAGTTGGTATCAATTTAGATGTAGAATCTGATAGTATGCATTCTGCCTGCTCCTCCCCTAGAGCCGCTTCCTTGTCTCATAAGGACCAGCAAGAGGAGCTTGCTGAAGATTGGATAGATGTTATTAGGAAATCTCGGGGCAAGCACCCCAAGAAGTTTTATCCATGATATGTGCCTTTTGGAATAGTAGGGGTATCTCTGCCCCTGGTAGGAAGCTTTTCATTAATGATAACTTAGTGCCTCTGAATTTAGATTACATTGGCTTTCAAGAAACTAAAAAAGGAGAATTCACTAACTCCTT contains:
- the LOC124660917 gene encoding nuclear pore complex protein NUP98A-like encodes the protein MFGSTNPFGQSSGSAFGQTSSNPFGAQSGFGQTSTPANNPFGSPTPAFGAPQPGAASPFGATPSAGAFGQPSAPAFGATSTPAFGAASTGGFGQPSTPAFGTPSSSPFGTSTPAFGASSTPAFGTASSSFGSGSLFGQKPSFGGFGSSPSQSSPFGGAFQQTQPAFGNTTFGATTTPAFGTTPTPAFGATTTPAFGSTSTSLFGASSTPAFGSTPFGSTTTPAFGSSGSTTAFGVSSAPAFGASTTPSFGASTSAFSFGSSPSFGQTAAAAGTTPFGTTPSPFGAQTSPFGGQTAAPAFGQASFGNQSGGTRTQPYAQTPDADSATSGQPAAKLNSISAMPAYKDKSHEELRWEDYQRGDKGGPNTSVAPVANSFASPQPIFQANPTTPANPFAKASTGGFGATPNPFSSATIASFGQTSSSAFSANTSPSLFGNTTTSLFSTPSTTTNPFNTGLSINNTQSAGLFQSSPAMTQQPFSQSFNQQSSTPAFSTGMFNTSNPGMTGGLFSNTSSPFQTPTFPQSAPAQTPSLFSFPQTQQASAGGFSGVGGFSGVSNTLNLGQFGQQTTAQSNMVMQPTLISNPFGTLPAMPQMSIGNGGSSPSIQYGISSLPVSEKPLPSRAVSMVVPRHLSQRRIKLLPRKYNQTSDGKVPFFADDEESSVTPKADAFFIPRENPRSLVIRPTEQLRSRSAVDRQSIPSASTDLGKQKDVLVSRERNKASMSPTGSDPVVNGIYRDGHHNASNKPEAEARYVNGSSVDKLMPKLSQADYYMEPSLEELAAKERAEPGYCCRVRDFVVGRQGYGSIKFLGETDVRSLDLESIVEFNNREVIVYKDDSKKPPVGEGLNKAAVVTLLNIKCVNRKTNEQYTEGPRVDKYKEMLVKKAEEQGVEFISFDAVKGEWKFKVKHFSSYGFAEAESGLVDS